In a genomic window of Wyeomyia smithii strain HCP4-BCI-WySm-NY-G18 chromosome 1, ASM2978416v1, whole genome shotgun sequence:
- the LOC129717697 gene encoding pro-resilin-like: MIKQLFLVISFLYFVYSAPQAEKYEAYQYQYEVKDPEKKLFFDKNEAGDAGGKVSGKYSVWLPDGRLMTVKYSVDKESGYISDVDFQENANPLSG; this comes from the exons ATGATTAAACAGTTGTTCCTAGTGATCTCATTTCTGTACTTCGTGTACTCCGCTCCGCAAGCGGAGAAATATGAGGCG TATCAGTATCAGTATGAAGTTAAGGATCCGGAAAAGAAGCTGTTCTTCGATAAAAACGAAGCTGGAGATGCTGGTGGCAAG GTCTCCGGCAAGTACTCGGTCTGGCTACCGGACGGACGGCTCATGACGGTCAAGTACAGCGTCGACAAGGAAAGCGGTTACATATCCGATGTTGACTTCCAGGAAAATGCAAATCCTCTTTCGGGTTAG
- the LOC129717696 gene encoding probable ATP-dependent DNA helicase HFM1 yields the protein MIDEVHILSDQYRGPTLEAVVSRMRSIHRFIGTPEEPMRIIALSATIPNVVDLAAWVGEGNTKCYYNIAESRRPIKIEKHVLGFNCDTSTSSYRFDLNLNYKLFDIIRKHSSGRPTLVFCSTRKAVEIASNHLLQFHTLNLPAEQRNTLFAVAGRISNEELKLRLVAGFAYHHAGLNLADRSVLEEAFRAGHIPVLCCTSALAMGVNLPAHLVIIKSTEMYTDYGMEEYPESSIFQMIGRAGRPQFDTFGVAVIMTQRAKVQKYERLAAGSVPIESYLHQHLAEHLNSEIVLQTITDLRTAMDWIRSTFLYVRALASPTRYGLSVAGDHNRSQIEQKLEELCRTELNALEAYSLTVIGKDRGANPDEPLTISSTVYGRLMAQYCLSFRTVKLLRKIKGTEPLLEVFTILTHCDEFTAFKCRNSDKRALNELNRSTAKATIRFPLRGRIQTTTTMVSCLLQAVLGNLPIGQHSLQQEAARMITLGRRLIKCIAEFIYVGRETEEASVYQALLNTLILAQCLETKLWEDSPFITKQLKGIGPVYAGQLAARGKTSFQEILNTDPRELEVILKKNPPFGNEMIDFIRKLPRFSIELSMKEDYMMEFVVTQTNADYDKQLTVRVTLLVGDTANTVLFFKDNCDASFGGNCRYAASFKLTDATVASATGHVICVNWTGLDCSQTVSINGDANVELQKRRSRKANNHSSMLITEFYQKETRTEVNEPPVEVHSSPETRPLDAFRFNRKQKLTLNSETIKPHEEPTISLLNSPEPVEKRPKQDFLTHDAIFHQPTKAFRTQLAMPESPIPHYRGMTRQEYFIDMHRKNPYLLFGHPNQHPLRLSNPEGGVGSGRRRVCIFGVFTEIPDRRQACFETNDRRDRLGRRSCTASAGERRPLRQLDLGIADFLASPPRMQKEDFFK from the exons ATGATCGACGAGGTACACATTCTGAGCGATCAGTACCGGGGACCCACTCTGGAGGCAGTGGTTTCTCGGATGCGCAGCATTCATCGGTTTATCGGAACGCCGGAGGAACCGATGAGGATAATCGCACTCTCGGCAACGATTCCCAACGTGGTGGACTTGGCCGCTTGGGTGGGAGAAGGGAACACTAAGTGTTACTACAA TATCGCTGAATCTCGCCGTCCCATTAAGATTGAAAAACACGTGCTGGGTTTCAACTGTGATACCAGCACCTCATCCTATCGATTCGATCTGAACCTGAACTATAAACTTTTCGACATCATTCGGAAACATTCGAGCGGCCGACCGACGCTTGTGTTCTGCAGTACCCGGAAGGCGGTGGAAATTGCTTCCAACCACTTGTTGCAGTTTCATACGCTAAATCTTCCGGCGGAGCAGAGAAACACCCTTTTCGCTGTAGCTGGTCGAATTTCTAACGAGGAGCTGAAACTGCGCTTGGTGGCAGGCTTTGCCTACCATCACGCCGGGCTGAACTTGGCCGATCGAAGCGTGCTGGAGGAAGCCTTTCGAGCGGGTCACATTCCGGTGCTGTGTTGCACCAGTGCGCTGGCCATGGGGGTCAATTTGCCTGCCCATTTGGTGATCATCAAATCGACGGAG atgtatACCGATTACGGGATGGAGGAGTATCCCGAGAGcagtatttttcaaatgatcggtCGAGCCGGCAGACCCCAGTTTGACACCTTTGGTGTGGCAGTCATTATGACCCAACGGGCGAAGGTG CAAAAATACGAACGTCTCGCCGCAGGATCCGTCCCGATCGAGTCGTACCTGCATCAACATTTGGCCGAGCACTTGAACTCGGAGATCGTACTGCAAACCATCACCGACCTGCGCACCGCGATGGACTGGATTCGGTCAACTTTCCTCTACGTCCGTGCCCTCGCCTCCCCAACCCGGTACGGACTTTCGGTGGCCGGCGATCACAATCGATCACAGATCGAGCAAAAACTGGAAG AACTTTGCCGCACAGAACTGAACGCTTTGGAAGCTTACTCCCTGACGGTGATCGGTAAAGATCGAGGTGCCAATCCTGACGAGCCACTAACAATTAGTTCCACTGTCTACGGACGTCTAATGGCACAGTACTGTCTCAGCTTCCGGACCGTGAAATTACTCCGAAAG ATCAAAGGCACCGAACCCCTGCTGGAAGTGTTCACCATCCTAACGCATTGTGACGAGTTTACGGCCTTCAAGTGTCGCAACAGTGACAAACGTGCCCTAAACGAGTTGAATCGTTCGACAGCGAAGGCAACAATCCGTTTCCCGCTACGAGGTCGCATCCAAACAACAACAACCATGGTGTCCTGTCTGCTCCAGGCAGTGCTGGGAAATTTACCGATTGGGCAGCACTCGCTGCAACAGGAAGCAGCCCGAATGATCACGCTCGGCCGTCGGTTGATCAAATGTATCGCTGAGTTCATCTACGTCGGTCGAGAGACCGAGGAAGCTAGCGTCTATCAGGCTCTACTGAATACCCTAATCTTAGCCCAATGCTTAGAAACGAAACTGTGGGAAGATAGCCCGTTTATTACCAAGCAACTCAAGGGAATCGGACCGGTTTATGCTGGTCAGTTGGCCGCTAGAGGAAAAACTAGCTTTCAGGAGATCCTCAACACAGATCCAAGGGAGCTGGAAGtg ATTCTCAAGAAGAATCCCCCGTTTGGTAATGAAATGATCGATTTCATTCGCAAACTGCCTCGTTTTTCCATCGAGCTTTCGATGAAGGAAGACTACATGATGGAATTCGTGGTGACTCAAACCAATGCAGATTACGACAAGCAGCTGACGGTGAGAGTGACCCTGCTTGTTGGGGATACCGCTAACACTGTATTATTCTTCAAAGATAATTG TGACGCCAGTTTCGGAGGTAATTGCCGCTACGCGGCATCGTTCAAGCTGACCGATGCCACCGTAGCAAGCGCAACTGGCCACGTAATCTGCGTCAACTGGACCGGTCTTGATTGCTCCCAGACCGTATCGATCAACGGAGACGCAAATGTCGAATTACAGAAGCGACGATCTCGGAAAGCAAACAATCACTCGTCTATGTTGATAACCGAGTTCTATCAGAAGGAAACGCGTACCGAAGTGAACGAACCCCCCGTAGAAGTCCACAGTAGTCCCGAAACCCGTCCGCTGGATGCGTTCCGCTTTAACCGAAAGCAGAAGCTAACGTTAAACTCGGAAACTATTAAACCCCACGAGGAACCCACAATTAGCCTCCTCAATTCCCCAGAACCAGTGGAAAAACGACCGAAGCAGGATTTCCTTACTCACGACGCAATTTTCCATCAACCAACGAAGGCCTTTCGTACCCAGCTAGCGATGCCCGAGTCTCCCATACCACACTACCGAGGTATGACCCGCCAGGAATACTTCATCGATATGCACCGCAAAAACCCGTACCTTCTGTTCGGTCACCCTAATCAACATCCTTTGCGACTTTCGAATCCCGAGGGAGGGGTTGGTTCTGGTCGACGACGAGTTTGTATTTTTGGTGTGTTTACCGAAATTCCAGACCGAAGGCAGGCATGTTTCGAGACGAACGACAGACGGGACAGGCTTGGGAGAAGAAGTTGCACTGCTTCCGCTGGTGAAAGACGACCTCTGCGGCAGTTGGATTTGGG